One Fusobacterium ulcerans DNA segment encodes these proteins:
- a CDS encoding PG0541 family transporter-associated protein, with the protein MTDGHYNYKMIFVNINESQKRRLEEFFDEIKFYYYTIQKKIESVWDAKVKHKDTLTWPGTDCTFILTVPERNLDKMLKNLKTFRMSLPYGVVMTAGVIPVDRIIIDFLNEDIIPDGELLARLKEKHKVK; encoded by the coding sequence ATGACTGATGGACATTACAACTACAAGATGATATTCGTAAATATAAATGAATCACAAAAAAGAAGGTTGGAAGAATTTTTTGATGAAATAAAATTCTATTATTACACTATTCAAAAGAAAATAGAAAGTGTATGGGATGCTAAAGTGAAACATAAAGATACTCTTACATGGCCAGGAACAGACTGTACCTTTATCCTTACTGTACCAGAAAGAAATCTGGATAAAATGCTGAAAAATTTGAAGACGTTCAGAATGTCACTTCCATATGGAGTAGTTATGACAGCAGGAGTGATTCCTGTAGATAGAATAATTATAGATTTTCTTAATGAAGATATAATTCCTGATGGGGAACTTTTAGCAAGATTAAAAGAAAAACATAAAGTAAAATAG